The genomic window GCGCCCTGTCTGCCGGTGGCCCGGTCACCCTGGAGCAGATCGATCCCTTCGTGGATGGCGCGGCGGTGCGCCGGGTGGGGGACCACACCTTCCCGATCGTGCGGGACGGGCGGGCCGAGCTCGTCTCGGTGGCGGAGGGGGCGGTCTGCGTCGAGATGCTCGCGCTCTATCAGACCGAGGGGATCATCACCGAGCCCGCGGGCGCCCTGGCCGCGGCGGCGCTGCCAGACCTCGGCATACAGCCTGGTCAGACCGTGGTCGTGGTGGTCTCTGGCGGCAACAACGACGTGCTGCGTTATGCCGAGGTCGCCGAGCGCGCCCTGGTGCACGAGGGGCGCAAGCACTACTTCCTGGTCGACTTCCCGCAGGAGCCCGGTGCCCTGCGCGGCTTCCTGCACGACGTGCTGGGTCCGGACGACGACATCGCACTGTTCGAATACACCAAGCGCAACAACCGCGAGACGGGTCCGGCGCTGGTCGGCATCGAACTGGGTTCCCGCGAGGACCTGCAGCCGCTGCTGGACCGCATGGAAGCGAGCCCGATCGAGGTCGAGCCCATCCCGCCGGACAGCCCGCTCTTCCGGTTCATCCTCTGAGCCGGACGGGGAGAGTCAGCCCTTGCGCTGGTAGGCCAGGCTGCGACCGATCACGTGGAAGCCCATCGCCTCGTTGACGGCGATCATGTGGTCGTTGGACGCTGCGTTCCAGGTATCGAACGAGCGGCACTGCGGCTCGACCCGTCGCAGGTAGTCCAGCATCAGCCCCTTGAGCACGATGCCCAGCCGGTGTCCGCGGTGCTCCCGCACGACCGTCGTGTCCTGCTGGTCTCCGTAGTCAGGACGCTCGCCCGACACCGCCACGATCGTGTGGCCGACCAGCTCCCCGGTCGCGGCGTGTCGTGCGATCACCCGGTGCAACCGTCTCCCGGACGCCGCCTGCGCCTGCTCGTAGCCGAGCAACCGCTCGATCGGGAAGACCTCCGGCTCCATGTCGATGTCATCCCAGGGGGCGTCGTTGATGGCCGCCTGCAGGTCGGTCATCTGCGCCAGCAGCTCCTGCGGCACGGGTCCTGACATCGTCAGGAACTCGTAGGCGCCTGCGTGGTCGCGGCGGGCCCGGTCGACCAGCTCGGCGAAGCCATCGGGCACATCGTCCACGTCCAGCCGGCGTGCCACCTCCTCCTGCCCGAAGGTGAAACCCGCTCCCTCCGCAAAACCCCGGGTGGCCGCCGACTCCCAGCCACCGATGCCCGTGCTGCTGCGGCCCAGCTCGCGCGCACGCTCGGTGACGGCCGCCAGGAGCGCGGTGCCGTGGCCGCGACGCCTGTGGTCGGGGTGCACACCCAGGTCAAACCACGCCAGGTCGAGGTTGTCGTAGTCACTGGTCCACAGGCGGGCCGAGCCGATGACGTGGCCCTCCAGCACGCCGGCATACTGCTCCGGTGGCTCGCCGTCCCAGCCATAGCGCAACATCCCCGTCAGCCTCGTCCTGGTGAAGGGGTGCTCCCACGGACAGTCGACCTTCACGATCGCCTCACTGAGGCCGACCAGCTGGTCCACGGTCGCGGTGTCGTCGGGCGTGACCCGCACGATGTCCATGCCTCCACGGTCCTCCTGTCGATCCCGGCCCGCCAGTGGTTTTTCCACCGCTCAACCGAGCAGGAGCAGACCACCGCCCACCAGCGCGAGGACGCACACGGTCCAGAAGACCGCGATCCAGACGAGGGCAGGCAGGCCGGTCAGGTGCGCCAGCTGGTCGGCGTCAGACGTCCGCACGGCCCCGCGGCGCCGCAACCGTTGCAGCTCGACCACCGACCGGGGTGCGGCCAGCAGGAGTGCCCAGACCAGCAGATGGGCGATCCACGACGCGACGTGGGCCGGCAGCCACCAGGTGAGAGCGCCGACCGCGACGCCGGCGACGAGCAGCACCCAGAGCCCATAGAAGTTGCGGATCTGCGCCAGCATCACCGCGCAGAGCAGGACGAACCCCCAGAGGGCCCCCACGGCATAC from Ornithinimicrobium cryptoxanthini includes these protein-coding regions:
- a CDS encoding M50 family metallopeptidase gives rise to the protein MREIWDAATSTQPPPGTTGAVLLAALALVLTWSPTGYRIVRHAVTIVHEAGHATVAVLTGRQLRGIRLHADTSGVTVSRGRARGPGMVATVAAGYPAPALLGLAGAFVLHREYAVGALWGFVLLCAVMLAQIRNFYGLWVLLVAGVAVGALTWWLPAHVASWIAHLLVWALLLAAPRSVVELQRLRRRGAVRTSDADQLAHLTGLPALVWIAVFWTVCVLALVGGGLLLLG
- a CDS encoding GNAT family N-acetyltransferase, whose product is MDIVRVTPDDTATVDQLVGLSEAIVKVDCPWEHPFTRTRLTGMLRYGWDGEPPEQYAGVLEGHVIGSARLWTSDYDNLDLAWFDLGVHPDHRRRGHGTALLAAVTERARELGRSSTGIGGWESAATRGFAEGAGFTFGQEEVARRLDVDDVPDGFAELVDRARRDHAGAYEFLTMSGPVPQELLAQMTDLQAAINDAPWDDIDMEPEVFPIERLLGYEQAQAASGRRLHRVIARHAATGELVGHTIVAVSGERPDYGDQQDTTVVREHRGHRLGIVLKGLMLDYLRRVEPQCRSFDTWNAASNDHMIAVNEAMGFHVIGRSLAYQRKG